Genomic DNA from Streptomyces sp. NBC_01571:
TACGTGGTGGAGGCGCTGCGCGCCGGCGCCAGCGGTTTCCTTCTGAAGGACGCTCCGGCCAACGAGCTGGTGCAGGCGATCCGGGTGGTCGCCGCGGGCGAGGCGATGCTCGCCCCGAGCATCACGCGTCGGCTCCTGGACAAGTACGCGGGTCATCTGCCATCCGGCGACGAGCCCGTGCCGGACACCCTGCACACCCTCACCGAGCGGGAGGTGGAGGTGCTGAAGCTGGTGGCGCGCGGCCTGTCGAACGCGGAGATCGCCGCCGACCTGTTCGTCAGCGAGACCACCGTCAAGACGCATGTGGGTCACGTCCTCACCAAGCTGGGTCTGCGCGACCGGGTGCAGGCCGCGGTGTACGCGTACGAGAGCGGGTTGGTGCGCCCCGGCGCGCAGTGACCCCGCCGGTGGTGCGACCGTGGGCGCCTTCCTCCTGTACGTCCTGGAGGAAGGCGCCCACGGTCGTGTACGGGCGGGGTGCGTACGGGTGTGCTCAGTCCTTGCTGATCTCCCAGAACCGGAACACGGTCGAGGAGTCGAGACAGTTCTCCACGCCGTAGACGTTGTCCCGCGTGACCGCGTACTGCTTGCCCTGCCAGACCGGGATGACCGGGATCTGCTCGGCCACGATGTCCTGGAGCTTGTGGTACGCGGCCTCGGTGGAGGAGCGGTTGATCTGCGCGGACGTCTTCGGGAGGAGACGACCGGTGACGGTGCTGTTGCTGTAGTTGTTCTGCAGCACGTTGCCCTTGCCGAAGAAGGGGGCCGTGAAGTTGTCCGGGTCCGGGTAGTCGGGCACCCAGCCCTTCACGTAGACGCCGTACTTGCCGCGGGCGATGTCCTTCTCGTACCGGTCGTAGCGGACGGACTTCACCGTCGCGTGGAACAGCCCGCTGGCGTTGAGCTGCTGGGCGATCGCCCTGAACTCCTGGTCGGTGGCAGGGCCGTAGCGCGACGGGGTCGACCAGAGCGTCAGGGCGACCTTGCCGGTGATGCCCTGGTCCTTGAGCGCCGCGGCGGCCTTCTCCTTCGACGGGTGGGCACCGTAGGTGTTGGAGAACGCCGTGTCGTGGCCCGTGATCCCGGCCGGGATGATCGAGTAGAGCGGCGTCGCCGTGCCCTGATAGACCTTGTCGACGAGGGCGTCGCGGTCGAGCAGATAGGCGATGGCCTTGCGTACCCCGAGCTTGCCGGCCACCGGGTCGTCCATGTTGAAGACCAGGTGCTGCACCTCGGCGCTGGTGCCCTCGACGACGTCGACGCCCTTGCCGGTGGAGGTGTCGTTGGTGATGTCCGCGATGCCGTCGGCGGCCAGCCCCCGGTAGGCGACGTCGATCCGGTGGTCCAGCACCGCCGTCCTCAGACCGTCCTGGTCGCCGTGGAAGAACTTCAGCGTGACACCGGAGTTCTTCACCCTGGCGGTGCCCCGGTAGCTGTCGTTGACCGAGAAGACGGCCTGGTCCTTGCCGAAGGAGTCCAGCTTGTACGGGCCCGAGCCGACCGCCTGGTGGTCCCCGCGCAGCCCGTTCCCGGCGTACTGCCGGTGGTCCACGATCGAGCCGGCACCAGAGGCGATCTTGCTCGGGAAGGTGGCGTCGGCGTACTTGAGCTTGAAGACGACCGTCCTGGCGTCCGGGGCCCGCACCGTGTCGAGCATGGGGAACATGACCGCGGGACCGGTGGGGTCGGCGATGTTCAGCATGCGGTCGAAGGAGAACTTGACGTCCTTCGAGGTGAGGGGGTCACCGTTGCTGAACTTCAGGCCGTCCCTGAGGGTGCAGGTGTAGACCGTCGTCCCGCTGCCCGAGAAGGAGCACTCCTTGGCGGCTTCGGGCGTCGGCTCCGTGGCGCCGTTGGAGAAGCTCAGCAGGGACTGGAAGACGTTGTTGAACAACAGCCAGGATCCGGGGTCGTACCCGGACGCCGGATCGGTGGCCAGGACGTCGTCGGACATCCCGATCACGAGGGAGGAGCCGGTGCTGCCGGTGCCGCCCGTTTCCGAGCCGCAGCCTGCGAGCAGGCCGATGGCCAGCCCCGTCACGACGGACAGGACTGGCCATTGGTTGCGCATGTTCACGAGGAGGTGCCTTGTCATCGGTTCTCTGGAGCGCCGGTCCGGCGGACGCCGGCCCGGGGCGGCCGACGCCCCTGAGGACCGATCAGCTGCCCACGCCGCGACCGAGCTCCCACAGCTGCAGCGTCGAGGAGGAGTTGAGGGCCCACTCGGCGCCCGTGATGTCGTCCCGCGCGGCGATGTACTGCTTACCCTGCCACAGCGGCAGGATCGGCACGTCATCGGCCACTATGTTCTGGATGTCCGTGAGGCTCTTCGACGCGGTGAGGCGGTCGGCCTCGCGACGCGAGTCCGGGATCAGCGTGCCGCGGATCCGGGTGTTCACGTACGGGGAGCCGAGGGTGTTGTCCTTGTCGAGGAACGGCGCCAGGTAGTTGTCGGCGTCCGGGAAGTCGGGGAACCAACCCATGCCGTAGACCTGGTACGCGCCCTTCTGCTCGGCCGGGCGGAACGTGTCCCAGGGCGTGCCCTTGATGTCGACCTGGAACAGGCCGGTGGTGTTGAGCTGCTGCTTCAGCACCTCGAACTCCTGCTTGGTGACCGTACCGTAGTGGTCGGTCGTGTAGTGCAGGGTGAGCTTCACCGGCGTGGTGATGCCGGCCTTGGACAGCGTCGTGGTGGCCTTGGCCACGCTCGGGTCGCCGTACTTGTTGAAGAACGAGTTCGAGTGGCCGGTGATGGTGGCCGGGACGAGCGAGTACAGCGGCTCGGCCTGGGAGCCGTACACCTTGGCGACGAGGTCGCCGCGGTTGACGACCTCGGCCATCGCCTGTCGGACGGCCTTGCTCTTCACCGACGGGTCGTCGGTGTTGAAGCCGAGGTAGCGGATCTCGAGGCCGGGCATCTCGACGAGATCGATGTTGCTGTCCGTGCCGAGGTTGCCGAGCTTCTGGATCTGGGCCGGCGTCATCGAGCGGGTCATCAGGTCGATGTCGCCCTTGTTGAGCGCGGCGCCCATGGCGTCGGCGCTGTCGAAGGACCGCATCTCGACCTTGTTGTTCTTCGGCTTCAACAGACCCTTGTAGTTCGGGTTCTTGGTGAAGACGACCTTGACCGCCGCGTCGTTCTTGACATCGGCCTCGAGGGTGTACGGGCCGGAGCCGTCGACCTGGAAACCGTCGCGCAGCTTGCCCTTGTCGTAGTCCTTGGGGTTCACGATGCCGGCGACCGGGGTCGACAGCTTGAACGGGAAGGTCGCGTCCGCGGTCTTGAGGTGGAAGATCACCTCGCGGTCGCCCTGGGCCTCGACGGTGTCGACGGTGGACAGCAGCGCGAACACACCGCTGTCGGCCTTGATCGCCATCGCGCGGTCGATCGAGAACTTCACGTCCTTGGCGGTGATCGGGTCACCGGTCGCGAACTTCAGGCCCTCGCGCAGCTTGCAGGCGTAGCGCTCGTTGCCGGAGTCGGTGAAACCACAGCTCTCGGCCGCCTCGGGCTGGGGGTCGCCGTCACCGCGCGGCTGGACCATCAGCGTCTGCACCGTCTGACGCAGGATGTTCCAGGTACCGACGTCGTACGCGTACGCCGGGTCGAGAGGAGCCGGGGCATCCTTCGATGCGGTGAACCGGTCCGTGGTGCCGACGACGATCGCGTCGCCGCCGTTGCCCCCGCTGTCGGAACCGCCACACGCGGCGAGCACCGGGGCGAGCAGGCCCACAACGGCCGGCAGCACCAAAGTCTTGCGGTTCATGCTCGAGTTTCTCCAGAGCTGTCGTGTCCGTGCACACGCCATACAAGGGGTGGTGCGGGCGAGTCACGGGGGTTATGGCGAGGTTCTCGCGATGACATTAGTCCGCACCGCCAGGACAGCCCCCAGAGACCGGAGTTGAGTTCCCATCACGCTGCGAAACCGGGCGTGGACGCACCGATAACCCAACAGCGGAAGGATTCGTGCAGCGTTCCACCAATCGGGACACAAGGACGTCCCGATCACGCCCGAAAAGGGGACAACGGCACATGCCGGGTTCCCTGTCGACCCCCTGTCATGTGACGAACATCACACGGTCAACTTGGCCCGGGCGTACCGGAATTCGGCCATCCGTCCGCAGATCGAATTACCCCACGACGACTTCGTTCCGCTTACCCGCGGATACCCCACGGCAATCCGAGCATTCGGATACGCACGCTGGGTGAACGACTAGCGCATTTCCGTCATCAGGCCGCGGAGAAAGGCCAGGTCGACCTCTTCCAGCGAGGTCACGACCGTGCGCCCGGCCGCGGGGGCGATGGGCGCGATCGAGGGTACGGCAACCACCTGGCAGCCCGCGGCCTCCGCGGCCGCGACGCCGGTGGCGGTGTCCTCGATGACCGCGCATCTGGCCGGATCCGCACCGAGACCGGCGGCCGCCAGCAGATACGGGTCGGGGAACGGCTTCGTCCGCTCCACCTCGTCGCCCGCGACGGTCAGCGTGAAGTACTGGGGTCCGAGCGAGGCCAGGATCCGGTCGATGATGCGCCGGTGCGAGGCGGAGACCAGGGCGGTGGGAATCTCGTGCGCCGCGAGCTCCGCGAGGAGCCGGGACGCGCCCGGCATCAGCGGCAGGGCCACGCCGATACGTCG
This window encodes:
- a CDS encoding response regulator transcription factor, translating into MAIRVLLVDDQPLLRTGFRMILEAEQDLAVVGEAGDGLQALDQVRALQPDVVLMDIRMPRMDGVEATRQITGPGRDGPAKVLVLTTFDLDEYVVEALRAGASGFLLKDAPANELVQAIRVVAAGEAMLAPSITRRLLDKYAGHLPSGDEPVPDTLHTLTEREVEVLKLVARGLSNAEIAADLFVSETTVKTHVGHVLTKLGLRDRVQAAVYAYESGLVRPGAQ
- a CDS encoding ABC transporter substrate-binding protein; protein product: MNRKTLVLPAVVGLLAPVLAACGGSDSGGNGGDAIVVGTTDRFTASKDAPAPLDPAYAYDVGTWNILRQTVQTLMVQPRGDGDPQPEAAESCGFTDSGNERYACKLREGLKFATGDPITAKDVKFSIDRAMAIKADSGVFALLSTVDTVEAQGDREVIFHLKTADATFPFKLSTPVAGIVNPKDYDKGKLRDGFQVDGSGPYTLEADVKNDAAVKVVFTKNPNYKGLLKPKNNKVEMRSFDSADAMGAALNKGDIDLMTRSMTPAQIQKLGNLGTDSNIDLVEMPGLEIRYLGFNTDDPSVKSKAVRQAMAEVVNRGDLVAKVYGSQAEPLYSLVPATITGHSNSFFNKYGDPSVAKATTTLSKAGITTPVKLTLHYTTDHYGTVTKQEFEVLKQQLNTTGLFQVDIKGTPWDTFRPAEQKGAYQVYGMGWFPDFPDADNYLAPFLDKDNTLGSPYVNTRIRGTLIPDSRREADRLTASKSLTDIQNIVADDVPILPLWQGKQYIAARDDITGAEWALNSSSTLQLWELGRGVGS
- a CDS encoding HAD family phosphatase, with protein sequence MTSTVPALGTRTAEGSALQAVLLDMDGTLVDTEGFWWDVEVEIFRTLGHTLDDSWRQVVVGGPMTRSANFLIEATGADIAFDELSVLLNDGFERRIGVALPLMPGASRLLAELAAHEIPTALVSASHRRIIDRILASLGPQYFTLTVAGDEVERTKPFPDPYLLAAAGLGADPARCAVIEDTATGVAAAEAAGCQVVAVPSIAPIAPAAGRTVVTSLEEVDLAFLRGLMTEMR
- a CDS encoding ABC transporter substrate-binding protein, with protein sequence MNMRNQWPVLSVVTGLAIGLLAGCGSETGGTGSTGSSLVIGMSDDVLATDPASGYDPGSWLLFNNVFQSLLSFSNGATEPTPEAAKECSFSGSGTTVYTCTLRDGLKFSNGDPLTSKDVKFSFDRMLNIADPTGPAVMFPMLDTVRAPDARTVVFKLKYADATFPSKIASGAGSIVDHRQYAGNGLRGDHQAVGSGPYKLDSFGKDQAVFSVNDSYRGTARVKNSGVTLKFFHGDQDGLRTAVLDHRIDVAYRGLAADGIADITNDTSTGKGVDVVEGTSAEVQHLVFNMDDPVAGKLGVRKAIAYLLDRDALVDKVYQGTATPLYSIIPAGITGHDTAFSNTYGAHPSKEKAAAALKDQGITGKVALTLWSTPSRYGPATDQEFRAIAQQLNASGLFHATVKSVRYDRYEKDIARGKYGVYVKGWVPDYPDPDNFTAPFFGKGNVLQNNYSNSTVTGRLLPKTSAQINRSSTEAAYHKLQDIVAEQIPVIPVWQGKQYAVTRDNVYGVENCLDSSTVFRFWEISKD